Sequence from the Trachemys scripta elegans isolate TJP31775 chromosome 5, CAS_Tse_1.0, whole genome shotgun sequence genome:
TTCTAATTAATGCCtctggagttattctggaatcaGGCTAGTGTAGTTcaaatcaaaatctggccctttctaTTCATGATAAGGAAACAGCTCTGGCTAGCTGACAAATGTGTTGGGTGAATACCAACCCAGTGTCCCAAAATGTAAAAAGTAAAACCTCCATCTACTGGGGGAAGATTTATTTCAATTTCTTTGGTCCAAATTCTCCCTTTGGATGCATATGAACAACTCCTATGGACTCCAACGGGAGTTGGCTATTGtgtctgaggacagaatttgcctGTTAAAAGTGCTGGTTTATGCTTTGTGAATTTTGAAAGTAGAAAGACAAACTCTGATGTATCAACGTGAGCTGCCACATGGCTGAAATCCCATCATGGTGACTCAGTGATCTGACTGTCCTCAGCTCTCTCCTCTTGCAAAGACACAGATGCATCTTtaagaccagattctgccactcttacttgTATGAAGTAGCACCTGACTCTGTCTGCAATCCCAGTGTTATGAATGGGGCTATGTAcaaagtaaggtgctactcaagtGTATAAGAGCAGCAGAATCAAGTGAGTAAGGTTGCTTCATGTGAACTGCTGTATCTTTGGCACTTCCAATACCGAATGTCTTcagaatagtatcagaggggtagccgtgttagtctgaatctgtaaaaagcaacagagggtcctgtggcacctttgagactaacagaagtactgggagcataagctttcgtgggtacttgcatctgaagaagtgaggttcttacccacgaaagcttatgctcccagtacttctgttagtctcaaaggtgccacaggaccctctgttgcttttttcagaatAGTAGTTTGTTTGTATTCCCCAGCTTGCAGCATGGATGTCCATACAGGATTGGATATGCAAGGAACAAATTATAATATAACTACTGCTGACAGCTATCAACAGTGTCAAAAGAGATGCACCAATGACTACAACTGTCAATTTTTTACGTATGCTACAGGAGCATTTCACAGTGCAGACTTTCGGTAAATAACATTTTGACTCTTCTAACTGAACAGCAGTATGGCTTAGCACTGTAATTCAAAGACAAAATTTAAGAAAAGGGAAGCTAAGGAAATAGCATTTACATTGCATTGTTCTCTTTGAAATGTAGAAATTAATCACAAATATATCCTTTTCCTATTCAAATCAGGTCTAGACTTATTGGTAGGAAAAGGTCTGTAGTGGTTTAACTTGGATTTGTTCCTGGATGCAAAGGAAAGCTTGGTATTACAGTACTGGAGAGTCTAAAATGTAGGGCAGatgtaaagatttcaagtgatatTGGCTATCATTCTCTAGTTAATTACAAATTATTGCCACCCCCCTTTTTCAGtgttcccatctgtgaaatggggataatgatacttcatTCTCTTGTAAAGTATTCTGAGATCTCTGGATGACAAGTGCTAGATAAGAGAgaggtgttgttgttgttaaaattGTTAAATTCTAATCTTATTACtagagtattttgttttatttaatagaaaaagcaATTGAGGAAGCTATGTCCCTGATCCTTCACTAAGCTCCATCTGCACAGCACCTGAACATtgtcccactgacctcagtggttAAAGGGATCCACATGCATTCAGCTCAGTGCAAGATCAGGAACCTATgatgaattttaaaattattattgatTACTACTATATTATTGTCATTATTGTTACTATGATTAAAGTTTATGCTATTGTTTCTTTGCtggtatatttaaaaatgtaagttaaGTTTCAATGATAATAATACAACTTCTGATGCTCTACAGAAAACTTTGACAAATATTCGATTCCTATCCTATTACTCTATATTTGAACAGCACAATAAGTTCCTGTTCTTGGTTGTCCCTTAGGCATTGTTACaggtcagggcaactgcacctatattccTCCCTGTAGTCCACCAAGGTCACCCACTCTAGGTGCCTTCTCCTCCACTGTCCTCTTGAGTAGCAACCTGCACCTCTCACACTCCTCACTGGGGTTTTTCCAGGATGCACAGTTCcatgcctacactgtgatattcccagcaagccagactgcttaAGCAGACCAGTGTCCGTACTTTGCTTCCTCTCCAGAGGCTATGAACAGAGTAATTGCAAGCAGTTACAAGTTATCACACAGCTTTTTTCTAAGCTAGCACATTTATTtgtaaggtaaaagcattacagaaaaaacataataaaagaaCTTATAGAtgtgctaaaaagcttaccagcgGTCACCCATTAGTTTTATGGGGATCTAGAAGACCAAGTCCTTCCAACCTTGATGCAAGGGTTGGGGTCCCCCGTTGGACAAAAGGTCCTATCATCCATTTTCTGGATCAGAAGGAAGGCCccaagtcagtttaaactcaggttatttatccaaaaattcatttttgtctGGCACAATTTCAATATAATCCTCTGAACTCCCAAGCCTCATATCACATCTCTCTCCTAGaaaggttacatacaatcctggcccacaaaaatacataaactttgcatttaatagaataaggtttttcaaggatatCGCAGGAAATTGCCATGTTTGTCACagacactaccataataaaaataattactaatAATCAAATTGCATTATTAGCAAATATCTTCTGTATTTTTCTGCCCCATCGCATATTTTGAGAAATGTACATGAAAGTTGGACCTTTTAAATATAATGTTTTATTGCTTTCATTTCCCAACACAATATGTCAGTGTGTTAATTTGCCAACTTACATTTTTAAGGCAATATTATACCAGATACTTAATAGAGACAATAATAATTTTCTGCTAACAGGAatattgtgtcaagtatcagaggggtagccatgttattctgaatctgtaaaagcaacagagggtcctgtggcacctttaagactaacagaagtattggagcataagctttcgtgggtgaatgcccacttcatcagacgcaggAGATATTGTGCTGTTTAATTAGTTCATGCTTGTAAAATGCTACTATATAAAGTGCTAAGGTTCCCCAATGGACACCATATCCTGCAGTAGCTGTGGGTCTGTAGCtctcaatttccccatttatTAGGCTTAAAGTCCCTTGCAAACTTTTAAAATGGTGACAATTTTGACCAGGTATCTGGGCTCCGCTTCTTCCCCAGTATTTGGCTGACtattcttcctctccttcccatacatttcatttaaaatgcaccATAAAGAATCCTCTTATTAATCTTCCCCAAAATCCCAGGGAAGGCTCAGTGCATAGTGGTGAATCAGGGTGAATGGGGTCACTTATTGCTGAGGACTGGAAAACTCTGGTTAGTGCTCTATAAAGTGATTATAAAACAGGGTACCATGAACTGGGACCTGAGAAGTTACATGATTAGTAGTTGTACTGTGTttgtggagggagggatagctcagtggtttgagcattggcctgctaaacccagggttgtgagttcagtccttgagggggccacttagggatctggggcaaaatgagtacttggtcctgctggtgaaggcagggggctggacttgatgacctttcaagttctaagagataggatatctccatttgtGCTGTGATCCTGTCAGATCATACAAGCTAAACAGGGTTTAGCTAATCAGTTGTTGTATGGGAGGCTCTGCCAAACACCTTACTGCCTGTTGTGTACTGTGCTGGTGCAAGAGCAGAGAGCTACCTTGCGCAGGGAGACTTCTCCAAGGGCCATTTCTGCCAAGTTTAAGTCCACTCAAGCAGCACAAAGTTGATTTCCTGGATTGAAGAATCTGGTTTGTTGTCCTACtaaatatgtttttttcccccacattcAGTAACAAATGCTTCTTGAAAAATAGCAGAATGGGAACACCAACCAGTATAAGACTGCTTAATAATGTTGTATCTGGATTTTCATTAAAACCCTGCCAACTTTCTCAAACAGGTAACTATTTACATCTCTATTGATTTAACTTAGATTGAAAGGAAATGGAATAACAAGATATTCTGTAAAGACCTCATGTGTACAAGTGTTATATGTACAATGTAAAAAGACAGTAGTATCAACTCATTCCATTTTTGGAACCTGTAGCTAGTAGCCTATGTCAGTAAACTTCAAATTACAGGTTCTGACTCTTTTAACTTTCCTCTCTTATCATCGCTGTGGGAAATGCCTTTAGAAATGAAGAtctcaaaattttgtttttgtgttttacttTTGTATCATACATACAAAAATTGTAAGATAAAATTCCAAAAAAGTCAGAAGATCAGGAAAAGACTAAAGTGCGCTGCTTCAAATTATGTGCAGTGTATACACTTGGGGCTTGGCTACACTAttgcttaagtcaatgtaacttacgtcactcaatGGTGTGAAAAAGCTACCCCCTGAGTGACGCAAGTTGTATTGATTTAAAGCGGTGTCCACACCACGCTATGTAGGCAGGAGCTGCTCTCTcttgacatagcttctgcctctcattgaggtggagtaaatatgctgatgggagaggactctcccgttggcatagtgcatcttcaccagatgcgctacagagATGCAGCTGCGCCGATGTAGCGCGGAAGTGTAGACTAGCTCTTGAAGATCTTTAAAGCAAGCATAAAACTGACCAGAGAATAAGTTTTCTGTAAAATGTGGGAATCCTGTTGCTAAGCCTAATGTATGATTTGAACCTGTTCTTACTATCCAGGCAAAATTCTCAGGACTGTAGGCTGAGATTCTGGGTATTATTCCCTCCTGTACTTAATTGTAACATCCTGCTTCATCCTTTTCTTATCTTTCTCATCCTCCTTATATTGTCTGGCATTCTCCTATCTTAGTTgtgacatttttcttcttcatgcaTTATCTtagttcacagattcatagactccaaggccggAAGAGATCTCTGTGATCAtctctcctgtataacacaggccatagaacttccttcACTAGAAATCTCTTCCAATAACTGTAATGCCATTTTGTATTTCTTGATCTTTCTTTTATTTGTCCTTTTCTGCATTAGAGTGTCTTATCAGACTCTGCTAGTCCCATTATAGAAATATTCTCAGGAAATGATCTCAAAAATAGTGTAATCCAACTCTTTACAATATTAATATGAGCAATGATGACACCTGCTCACTAAGTACAGCAGATAATGAAGAGGAAGTGGGATAGGGGTGTGAATAAGGGAGAAGATGTTAAGAGGTATCAGTGCCCATACCAGCCATAAAGCAGAAGCAACTAAGGAATGGCTTTTCACATTGTCCAGTTTTAGTTTATATTAAATAGACACACACATGGATATGGAAGAAATTCCATTGACATTTAGTGAATCACACTGACTGGTTTTGGCCATCATAGATGGGAGGCTAAAATATATGGCAATATAATGTGTTTTTAAGTATGAGAAAAAAATTAGATCAATTTGAAATCTTATCAAAAGAATTGCATGAGTTACAGTAGTTGTGATATCACAAGCTGAAATCAAACtactaaatacatttgaaaaatattagggctgtcaagcgattaaaaaaatgaatcgtgattaatcatgtgattaatcgtgctgttaaacaacaatagcataccatttattttaaatatttttgtatgtttactacattttcaaatatattaatttcaattacaacacaggaaataatgctgcctgcttcttgtttacaatgttacctgaaagtgagaacaggcattcacacggcactgttgtagctggcattccAAGAtatttatgcttcaaccaccactcCAGAGAACATACTTCCATgccgatgatgggttctgcttgataacgatccaaagtagtgtggactgacacatgttcattttcatcatctgagtcagatgccaccagaagaaggttgattttcttttttggtggttggggttctgtagtttccgtatcagaaggttgctcttttaagacttctaaaagcatgctccacaccacatccctctcagattttggaaggcacttcagattcttaaatcttgggttgagtgctgtagctatttttagaaatctcacattggtactttctttgcattttgtcaaatctgctgtgaaaatgttcttaaaactaaCATGCTGGGTCATTGTCCAAgtcagctataacatgaaatgtatgcaggtaaaacagagcagaagacatacaattctcccccgaaGGAGtacagttacaaatttaattgatgcattatttttttaacgagcatcatcagcatggaagcatgtcatcTGGACTGggggccgaagcatgaaggggcatacaaatgtttagcatatctggcacgtaaataccttgcaacgctggttacaaaagtaccatgcgaacgcctgttctcactttcaggtgacgttgtaagtaagaagcaggcagcagtatctcctgtcaatgtaaacaaacttatttgtcatagcgattggcagaataagaagtaggacttagtggacttggaagatctaaagttttacactgttttgtttttaagtgcagttatgtaacaaaaaaaaatctgcatttgtaagttacactttcacaataaagagattgcacttcagtacttgtatgatgtgaattgaaaaagactatttcttttgtttatcatttttacagtgcatatatttgtaataaaatataatagtataaagtgagcactgtgcactttgtattctgtgttgtaatttaaatcaatattgaaaatgtagaaaaacatacaaaatatttaatacatttcaattggtattctattgttataagtgccattaatcgcaattaatttttttaatcgtgattaatttttttgagttaatcacgtgagttaactgcaattaattgacagccctaaaaatatttgtctttttccttttgcttcttgaaataaatgagaaaagaaagaaggaatgAAGGAGCACAAAGAGAGATCTTTTTTTAAGATGTTCATAAAAATATGATTTCTTATTAAAATCTTATGATATCCTTCAAACACGGAGGAAAACTAATGAGGCTTGTATATAAATGCATCTCAGTATTCTGATATCAAAAATTACTAGAgtttagatatttttttttcttcttttatacagaTTGTCGTATGGACATTTTTCAACAAATAACATTTTCAGGAATTGATCTTACAAGTGTTTTCACTCCCGATAGCTTTGTATGTCGAACGATTTGTACTTATTATCCAAACTGCTTATTCTTTACATTTTTTACCAGGGAATGGAAAGTAGAAACACAAAGGTGAATATgacagttaatttttaaaattctaattagAAGCATTAAACATACTTATGTCAATTTTTAATAACAAACAATAAAAGTTCTACTAATATAGCTGTGGGAATGCTCACTAAAGTACAGCTTTACAAATGTTTTATTCATATGTGTTTGGTATCAAAGGGGATATTTAATCtctcaaagggccaaattctttcctcCGATGTGCACAGAGGGCTGTTATTGAAATTGCATATCTAGCGGCACATACCATAAAAGTTAATCAGAAAATACATATCAAAGAGGGAATAAACTTCCAATTCTCCTAAATAATCAAAAGATGAATCCttattaaacttttaaaacagGTATCTGAAGCTCAGGCTCTGAATGAACCCCTCTCTcttggcttcagagcccaagctccatcctgagccacaacttcaaagcactgtctacacagctatttataGAGCACTAGTACAAGCCCCACTAGTCTGAGTCCAGGCTGGGTGAATTTCTGctgtgggctgtgtagacatacccataaagtCTTATGTGGAAAGAATGTTGAGGTCATAGGTGACAACTTCCTCAGTTcccagggggtgcttgaccctAGCtttgcctgaggccctgcctgcaCTCCACCCCTTCTTCCAAGCCTCCCCCCatgcctgcctcttcctgctcctgacACTGATCAGCTGATCATGGTGTGCGGAAGGCACTGGAAGGAAGAGGGAAAAGCTGATCAGCGGGGccgccagtgggcaggaggcgctggaggggggaagaggggacagcACTGATCGGCGGGGCCACTTTTATATCTAGCACCTTAGATGTCGAATCATGGAACCTTAGCATTCTCTTAATGTCTTTTTATATGGAATTATTTTTGCAGAAATGTAAAACAATACAGATAAGGAGCTTCACTTGCTAGGACTTGGAAGTGCTGCTGCTTTTCAAAACCTTGGTaataacaggccagatcctcagctggtacagCGCCGCGTATGCCAATTTACACAATGTCTAATTTCCCTAGAGCCAGATTGTGCAATTTACAGTTTGAGCTACACTGCAGGGCATTTAGTTTGGGAGATCAGTGTTTGGACATGTTCAATGACTTaatactatttttaatttttcttttagaaatctTTGTTTCCTTAAGACCTCAAGAACTGGGGTACCAGATGCACCTGTAGAAAGGGAAAATGCTATGTCCGGTTTTAGTCTTCTAAACTGCAAAAGATCTTTTCCTGGTAAAGCATGCATTACAATAAAAACCCACATcaatttaaaatgattaattttaataAGCAATAGAAAATTAGTCTGAGAATGGAACACCAGTGCAGGGAACATGTTGATTTATTGACATATGCAATGTTAATGCCTTACAGCCTGCCATTCACGCACTTACACGGACACAAACTTTTTGGGAGATGAATTGAATGTTACCTATGTTAAAGGACACAAAGCTTGTCAGCAAGTTTGCACAGACACAATCCGCTGCCAGTTTTTTACTTATTTTCCACTCCAAGAATCATGCAACAAAGAAGGGTAAGAtaattttttgtatgttttaaagtTTGCTGAAGAAGTCATACAGCAAGTATATTAGgtaaaaaattataatttaatctGTATATTCATTTGATCTACAGTAAATGCAAATGCTACTTGAGAATGTCCTCAAATGGATCCCCAACTGGAATAGTGTATGAGAAAGGAAGGATCTCTGGCTACACATTAAGGTTATGTAAAAGAAAAGCCAGCACTGGTAAGCAAAATTTCACTTAATAAAGCTGTGCAAAGTTAATGGGCAAAATTCCACAATGgtgtatagctccattgacatcaatatgAGTAAACCTAATTACCACCATTACTCACATAAATGGTATCTTTTTCCATGAATAGTCCCACAAGGTGTTACTCCACAAgaataagagtggcagaatttaGTGGTAAATAATGTGCATGGTCTTAAAACAATAGATTTACACTGAGATCATACTCATAAAGGGATCAGAATTCAATAGGTGTCACTCTTCCTCTTAGTACTTAGCTGATGCTCCAGACTTGGCTGAAATTCCACTGGTGGGTGAAATGTTTCCGACATATAGTTCATGTATCATTTGCAGAACACTTTCAGATCTTTTGGGATGCAAACTGCTAAATAAAGCTGTAAAGGCTTTTAATTCTTTCCATAGTGTGTATGCAACCACCTAAACCAGATGACAGAGTTGTCGGAGGGACAGATTCTTTCCCTGGTGAATGGCCATGGCAAGTGAGCTTGCAAGTCAAGTTATCTACTCAGAGACATCTCTGTGGAGGGTCAATTATCAGCAATCAGTGGATTCTAACAGCTGCGCATTGCATTGATAAGTGAGTACTACTCATAAAGGAATGAAATAGGGTAAGATTTTTCTGACATCATGTGAGGTCTCAGGTAACACCTGTctttcacaaaaaataaatataaatagtaaAAATGAGGAGTAGGGAGGAAGCAACTATTTTAATGAAACCTAAAgatgagatttttaaagcagaaaattCTGGTTTCCACAACAACTGGAGCTCAGCACTATTGTCCCGTATGAGAAGACACTTCTTGTACCAATATTTGCAGTCATTTATAATGTCTTTTAAAACCCCACAGACTGAAATTTCTCAGGCTTGTTTTCAGCTCAAAGGTGAATTTCACTGGAAAATTTTGTCAAGTTTTGTGTGGCCACTGTACAGTgagtgtgaaaaaaaaatgtatttttcaccaagttattccccccccccccaaaggatgTTGTGTTCTGAGGGCTTTTGTTGAAGACAAAAACTGTCAAAGACTTGGACATGAATGGAGATTAGTGTCTTTGACATGTTTAAGAAAGTTTGCCTACAGATAAAGTGTTGAATAATTGCATACTGTGTTGAACATGAGTTGTATGCTAATCTCTGGGATTGCTCTAATATGTTCTAATCTATGACAGCTGGTTATAGCCCCTGGCTTCTTGTTGCCAGTTGAAAATAGCTAGAATACAGCAGCACTGTATCCATGCACTCTTCTTCCCACAGAACATCTCCCAACGCTGACTGTGAGACATAGGAACTAGCTCTTTGCTAATTGAGGACTCTGCCATGCTAGGGGAACTCTCAGCTGGCAAGATCTGGTCAATTTTAATTCTGTTTGCCTGGAGTAGTGTCAAGGGTCTGGAGCACCTCAGAGATTCTGCCGTACTCTGTTTAAAAGGTcctggaaacagggccggctctagccaccagcaaaccaagcatgcgcttggggcggcacattttcaagggtggcattctggccatctctttttttgcttcggg
This genomic interval carries:
- the KLKB1 gene encoding plasma kallikrein — translated: MCNYCAFRMAWIYQTFNFIFLFTSVSSECITQIYENIYFQGGDVSTVFTPNLDYCRIVCTYHPRCLLFTYLPATWTKDPAKRFTCFLKDSDTEILPKVGMAGAISGHSLKQCITQIRACSMDVHTGLDMQGTNYNITTADSYQQCQKRCTNDYNCQFFTYATGAFHSADFRNKCFLKNSRMGTPTSIRLLNNVVSGFSLKPCQLSQTDCRMDIFQQITFSGIDLTSVFTPDSFVCRTICTYYPNCLFFTFFTREWKVETQRNLCFLKTSRTGVPDAPVERENAMSGFSLLNCKRSFPACHSRTYTDTNFLGDELNVTYVKGHKACQQVCTDTIRCQFFTYFPLQESCNKEGKCKCYLRMSSNGSPTGIVYEKGRISGYTLRLCKRKASTVCMQPPKPDDRVVGGTDSFPGEWPWQVSLQVKLSTQRHLCGGSIISNQWILTAAHCIDNLENPNIWRVYAGILKLSEINEDTPVFKVQEIIIHPQYVIAETGYDIALMKLDKPMNFTNLQSPICLPSKEETNTIYTNCQVIGWGYTKEQDQVQDILQKATIPLISNEECQTRYQQDRITDKMLCAGYREGGKDACKGDSGGPLSCKHEEIWYVVGITSWGEGCARPEQPGVFTKVAEYADWILEKTM